The following are encoded together in the Syngnathus typhle isolate RoL2023-S1 ecotype Sweden linkage group LG5, RoL_Styp_1.0, whole genome shotgun sequence genome:
- the LOC133153895 gene encoding lipoxygenase homology domain-containing protein 1-like isoform X4 gives MYKAGTDANVFLTIYGDLGDTGERKLSRSDNNRNKFERGAVDKFTIEAVDLGQVFKIRIRHDNSMMGADWYLDQVEVLDVDTEEVYMFLCERWLSKKKEDKRLERTFFVKGYEGERNTDPNSKKMARAKMALDRNANKKKKKKMAVVEEWPIIPYHFTLSTGLERDASTTARVYVIIIGPGDLETDRLWLDLPDGKKSFAAGSMEHFVCYGTDVGEIKRVELGHNGATPESCWLVDELAIGVPTKGIKYSFLCKCWLAKDRGDGLTVRLFNVLDAGTISINRKVIYSTTVVTGDTQYAGTDTNIFLTVFGANGTTEEILLPKNEDRFERGQEDTFTLEVDDIAPLKKIRVRIDGSGSRPDWFLDRILLRNLTTEEVYTFTYENWLSKSKGPRRTRVCELAAVVDEEEMVEKSTYVIQVQTSDVTGAGTDANVCLIVFGEFGDTGTLALKESANRNKFERKMRDVFRFPDMLSLGELSKVRVWHDNKGVAPAWHLDYIDIKDESMDQTFRFPCDRWLAKNEDDGQIIRELACASNDALDLSDKTKYEIAITTANTDDASTNENVWIVLEGRKARSKEFVLENRKHKFTRGATDTFEFSSKHVGEIAGICIGHITKDGKKVKSESSWHVAEVVVTEKELGNKYFFQCDARVPLTSKKDQFQNFECYKSVESFASKVGNLVPVKYKIIVITGDIKDAGTDANVHITIYGVNGDSGRRLLRKKFRNLFERGCSDRFVIEMLDLGELLRVKVEQDNSGSNHGWFLECVEVTNLANSVTTIFQCAKWLDKGKADGRMERILYPKY, from the exons ATGTACAAAGCAGGAACGGATGCCAACGTCTTCCTCACCATCTATGGAGACCTCGGGGACACGGGAGAGCGCAAATTGTCCAGATCTGACAACAACAGGAACAAGTTTGAGAGAGGAGCG GTGGATAAATTCACCATTGAAGCCGTCGACCTTGGCCAAGTCTTTAAGATCCGGATTCGTCATGACAACTCCATGATGGGGGCTGACTGGTATCTGGATCAGGTGGAGGTGCTGGATGTGGACACGGAGGAGGTTTACATGTTCTTGTGTGAGCGCTGGCTGTCAAAGAAGAAGGAGGACAAACGCTTGGAGAGGACCTTCTTTGTTAAG GGTTATGAAGGTGAAAGAAACACTGACCCAAATTCCAAGAAGATGGCTCGTGCTAAAATGGCACTGGATCGcaatgcaaataaaaagaagaagaagaaaatggcaGTGGTGGAAGAATGGCCAA TCATCCCTTATCACTTCACTCTGTCCACCGGGCTGGAGCGAGATGCCAGCACCACCGCCAGGGTCtacgtcatcatcatcggcccAGGAGACCTGGAGACGGATCGGCTGTGGCTGGATCTGCCAGATGGGAAGAAATCCTTCGCAGCTGGCAGCATGGAGCATTTTGTGTGCTATGGAACCGACGTGGGAGAAATCAAGAGGGTGGAA CTCGGCCACAACGGCGCCACTCCGGAGAGCTGCTGGTTGGTGGACGAGCTGGCGATCGGCGTGCCCACCAAAGGCATCAAGTACAGCTTCCTATGCAAGTGCTGGCTGGCCAAAGACAGGGGGGACGGTCTCACCGTCCGACTCTTCAACGTGCTGGACGCCGGCACCATCAGCATCAACCGCAAA GTGATTTATTCCACCACAGTTGTCACGGGCGACACGCAGTACGCCGGCACGGACACCAACATTTTCCTGACTGTGTTTGGAGCCAATGGGACCACAGAGGAAATTCTCCTGCCCAAGAATGAGGACAG GTTTGAGAGAGGCCAAGAGGACACATTCACCCTGGAAGTTGACGACATTGCTCCTCTCAAGAAGATACGAGTGAGGATTGATGGCAGCGGCAGTCGTCCAGATTGGTTCCTCGACAGG ATCCTGTTGCGGAACCTGACCACCGAGGAGGTGTACACGTTCACCTATGAGAACTGGCTGTCAAAGAGCAAAGGTCCCAGAAGGACTCGAGTGTGCGAGCTGGCGGCTGTGGTGGATGAGGAGGAGATGGTGGAGAAAAGCACTTATGTCATCCAAGTCCAGACCAGTGATGTCACAG GCGCTGGCACGGACGCCAACGTGTGCCTGATTGTGTTTGGGGAGTTTGGCGACACGGGGACGCTAGCGCTGAAGGAGAGCGCCAACAGGAATAAGTTTGAGCGCAAAATGAGAGACGTGTTCCGCTTCCCCGACATGCTCAGTCTGGGCGAGCTTTCCAAAGTGCGAGTGTGGCACGACAACAAAG GTGTGGCACCCGCCTGGCACCTGGACTATATCGACATTAAAGATGAGAGTATGGATCAAACGTTCAGGTTCCCGTGTGACCGCTGGTTGGCTAAAAACGAAGACGACGGCCAGATCATCAGGGAGCTGGCGTGTGCCAGCAATGACGCCTTGGACCTCAGCGACAAAACAA AATATGAAATTGCCATAACCACCGCAAACACTGACGACGCGTCCACCAATGAAAACGTTTGGATTGTTCTGGAAGGAAGGAAAGCCCGCTCCAAGGAATTTGTTCTGGAGAATAGAAAACACAAATTCACACG CGGTGCCACCGACACCTTTGAGTTCTCGTCCAAGCACGTGGGCGAGATCGCCGGCATCTGCATCGGACACATCACCAAAGACGGAAAGAAGGTGAAGAGTGAATCCTCCTGGCACGTGGCAGAGGTGGTGGTGACCGAAAAAGAGCTGGGAAACAA GTATTTCTTCCAATGTGACGCCCGAGTACCCCTGACATCCAAAAAGGATCAGTTCCAGAACTTCGAGTGCTACAAGTCAGTGGAGAGCTTTGCCAGCAAAGTAGGCAACTTGGTGCCCGTCAAGTACAAGATCATCGTCATCACCGGCGACATCAAGGACGCCGGCACCGACGCCAACGTCCACATCACCATCTACGGCGTCAACGGCGACTCGGGCCGACGTCTCCTGCGCAAGAAGTTCCGTAATCTGTTTGAGCGAGGCTGCTCGGATCGCTTTGTGATAGAGATGCTGGATCTGGGGGAGCTGCTCAGAGTCAAGGTAGAGCAAGATAACAGCGGGTCCAACCACGGATGGTTTTTGGAGTGCGTGGAGGTGACCAACCTGGCCAACTCGGTCACTACCATCTTTCAGTGCGCCAAGTGGCTGGACAAGGGCAAGGCCGACGGCCGGATGGAGAGGATCCTCTATCCCAAGTACTAG